A genome region from Ahaetulla prasina isolate Xishuangbanna chromosome 8, ASM2864084v1, whole genome shotgun sequence includes the following:
- the UTP3 gene encoding something about silencing protein 10 → MGKARRRVPPALRASAERREEKMKEPEPGEPRVTEEADDFHERRLEEAVLAALGSEEEEEEEVEEEEEVLGLQLSEESEEDGDAGPGGGDDDEEEDDEPLDMDSDLEEQRGEGRWGSGLPSELAWGQRKKLYYGTDYEGAARRPKAPKKSKEEVEAEELEEEAEAQAIQRRMAEDLGEEDYGLDLLQAYTRAAEPTGGKESGQKIAKDLASLSKKEQLKLLRKESPELLELIQDFQAKVLELRDELEPLVQMMSDGVIPEGKGSQYLQTKYHLYLNYCCNISFYLVLKAKRIPIHGHPIIERLVTYRNLINDLAVVDQKLLPEVRLLLKEFRSNDTDGVESRKKSPLFVRKMVNKRKKKSPTFTNDEAEDELADDSDFDEQAALEFYKEMEEKIMLKKKRKREEKEGTSHLVVEEEESDQKRGATYQMLKNKGLTPRRKKIDRNPRVKHREKFRKAKIRRRGQVREFRRETQKYAGELSGIRAGVKKSIKLK, encoded by the coding sequence ATGGGGAAGGCACGCCGAAGAGTCCCGCCGGCTTTGCGGGCCTCGGCCGAGCGCCGAGAAGAGAAGATGAAAGAGCCGGAGCCGGGGGAGCCGCGCGTGACGGAGGAGGCGGACGACTTCCACGAGCGGCGGCTGGAGGAGGCGGTGCTGGCGGCGCTGggcagtgaggaggaggaggaggaggaggtggaagaagaagaagaggtgctGGGCCTGCAGCTGTCCGAGGAGTCTGAGGAAGATGGCGACGCGGGgcctggtggtggtgatgatgatgaagaggagGACGATGAGCCTCTGGACATGGACAGCGACCTGGAAGAGCAGCGGGGCGAAGGCAGGTGGGGCTCAGGCCTCCCCAGCGAGCTGGCTTGGGGTCAGAGGAAGAAGCTCTACTACGGCACGGACTACGAGGGGGCAGCCCGCCGTCCCAAAGCCCCCAAGAAGAGCAAGGAAGAGGTGGAAGCCGAGGAGCTGGAAGAAGAGGCGGAAGCTCAGGCCATTCAGAGGAGGATGGCGGAGGACTTGGGCGAGGAAGACTACGGCTTGGATCTCCTTCAGGCTTACACCAGGGCAGCGGAGCCGACCGGCGGAAAAGAATCGGGCCAGAAAATCGCCAAGGACTTGGCGTCCCTTTCTAAAAAAGAGCAGCTGAAGTTGCTGAGGAAGGAATCTCCTGAACTGCTGGAGCTGATTCAGGACTTCCAAGCCAAAGTCCTGGAGCTCAGAGATGAACTGGAGCCCCTCGTGCAAATGATGAGCGACGGGGTCATCCCAGAGGGAAAAGGGAGCCAGTATTTGCAAACCAAGTACCACCTCTATCTGAACTACTGCTGCAACATCAGCTTTTACTTGGTGCTGAAAGCGAAAAGGATTCCAATCCACGGGCATCCCATCATCGAGAGGCTTGTCACATACAGGAACCTGATCAATGACTTGGCGGTGGTGGACCAGAAACTGTTGCCAGAGGTTCGTCTACTTCTTAAGGAATTCCGTAGCAATGACACCGATGGGGTAGAGAGCAGGAAGAAGTCCCCGCTGTTTGTTAGAAAAATGGTTaataagaggaaaaagaaatcgCCAACCTTTACAAATGATGAGGCTGAAGACGAACTGGCAGACGATTCTGATTTTGATGAGCAAGCTGCATTGGAGTTTTACAAGGAGATGGAAGAGAAGATCATGCTTAAGAAGAAGAGGAaacgagaagaaaaagaagggacgAGTCATCTCGTCGTTGAAGAGGAAGAATCGGACCAAAAGAGGGGAGCAACGTACCAGATGTTGAAAAACAAAGGCCTTACGCCTAGGAGAAAGAAGATTGATCGTAACCCAAGAGTCAAACATCGTGAGAAATTCAGAAAAGCCAAGATCCGTAGAAGGGGACAAGTTCGTGAATTCCGAAGAGAAACGCAAAAATACGCAGGCGAATTGTCTGGCATACGTGCTGGAGTTAAGAAAAGTATTAAGCTCAAGTGA